In the Drosophila takahashii strain IR98-3 E-12201 chromosome 3R, DtakHiC1v2, whole genome shotgun sequence genome, one interval contains:
- the LOC123003533 gene encoding ctenidin-1-like — protein MSGGKGGGGAGGVGGGGGGGRGGDGGVKNGGRGGAGKSENEEKPRQGEKKKDEKNPRDGKDGGSGRGGDGGGKGGGRGGEGGGQKSKTPDDKETNDKK, from the coding sequence ATGTCAGGCGGAAAAGGAGGAGGTGGTGCAGGCGGAGTCGGAGGAGGTGGCGGTGGTGGGCGTGGTGGTGATGGAGGTGTAAAAAATGGCGGTCGTGGTGGAGCTGGAAAATCGGAGAACGAAGAAAAACCAAGGCAAGGGGAAAAGAAAAAGGATGAGAAAAACCCGAGGGATGGAAAGGATGGAGGATCTGGACGTGGTGGCGATGGAGGCGGTAAAGGAGGAGGTCGGGGAGGCGAGGGAGGAGGGCAGAAATCGAAAACCCCCGATGACAAAGAAACCAACGataagaaataa
- the LOC108068777 gene encoding uncharacterized protein: MGHLQLDFHSIPKLHGKENYWQWRILLKTFLEANDLWKHNEPKESPETKFLILASVTADKIEPSYDDQSCSYIFQNMESRFGPFS, encoded by the exons ATGGGTCACCTGCAGTTGGATTTCCATTCGATACCCAAGCTACATGGCAAAGAAAACTACTGGCAGTGGCGCATCCTCCTAAAGACCTTTCTGGAGGCCAACGATCTGTGGAAGCACAACGAACCCAAGGAG AGCCCAGAAACTAAATTCCTGATTTTGGCCAGTGTTACGGCCGATAAGATTGAGCCATCCTACGATGACCAAAGCTGCTCGTACATTTTCCAGAATATGGAGAGCCGATTTGGGCCTTTCAGTTAG
- the LOC108068809 gene encoding uncharacterized protein → MMAENEDMDTFHDCRSDDEETETPEMAVGGGDEVICKQAARFDDPVQIRAVLERAATATQRLLRCYGGTDCVPMRPSMTRFYPATLEVSARLHTDDKCPCPKDRQCKLIGDPVTLRLPIELNPESGQVKVNIFQPKSIGTFCGCSAPASQNKSKNRRSSVRWCSHENVYAEIQEPNQST, encoded by the coding sequence ATGATGGCCGAGAATGAGGACATGGACACCTTCCACGACTGCCGGAGTGACGACGAGGAGACCGAGACTCCGGAAATGGCAGTGGGTGGTGGCGACGAGGTGATCTGCAAGCAGGCGGCCCGCTTCGACGATCCCGTGCAGATTCGGGCCGTCCTGGAGCGGGCTGCCACTGCCACCCAGCGTCTCTTGAGGTGCTATGGAGGCACCGATTGCGTGCCCATGCGTCCCTCGATGACCCGCTTCTATCCGGCAACCCTGGAGGTCAGTGCCCGTCTTCACACGGACGACAAGTGTCCCTGCCCGAAGGACAGACAGTGCAAGCTAATTGGCGACCCGGTGACCCTGAGGCTTCCCATCGAACTGAATCCAGAGAGCGGCCAGGTCAAGGTCAACATCTTTCAGCCAAAGTCAATTGGAACCTTCTGCGGCTGCAGTGCACCCGCAAGTCAAAACAAATCCAAGAACAGGAGGTCCAGTGTGAGATGGTGCAGCCATGAGAACGTCTATGCCGAAATCCAGGAACCTAATCAAAGCACATGA
- the Pif1A gene encoding protein Daple isoform X3, translated as MDYYYNRRDVKITQLKNIELINNTKNAHKSALEMRTTMKSSQPNGLEDAPPTRMRAPDDEMRASTWMTTLLGSHSHQAAVKSKDPNSDTDSALSSAPPSISPQPPSSGSDSGVIWQTLQDLDKLQKEAEMYQKENERLQTEVQLMKQDLDAAEKAAMGSGKKLAQIGELMQRIQELEEKHSSFEDEASELREQNELLEFRILELEDDSDKMESTCEGHCQSLQDLLEQSAQQLEDRDKRCLQQLLQCVQQLDLDAMMPSDQSHQRRHNNPTQSHNHNHRIVATVQPYSNCATPTAPPTPSKRHCSQVSSSWQSSSLSESGVFVECDLPSSTVGGGHPHLQFYQERLEQLEGKLLIYESSGDAQARHLAQRLQRELQLEKDLKELGDRVELLTEQNAQLEEAKCEFEEAENDTRLHLQRNEVELEILRQRNVELEFGKEALGAKYQDCRAEVLILREDLAAAETQLEHLQTERKQARKELQDLRRSLPFLLICRLFSLAKMGNVSSSPEASPRLTSGYTSSLGPDSRAKLQTSDFGLADPGEGREITYLKEEVKSLRGQLKELNARHYEAMETADSHWVDLEQQYKEREEAYRSKEASLKQKIAQLQDCLREDSRAATEKIQQLEEGEQALKTCLVRMTKEHRDLLTENRTLQCSVESVMAKMEMEAEHKMPLTEALETERRRSQALMDDLSFAKKVQQNTEDQLRQETDALRSQIFDIKKEYLHIEVTNSELKEEVGTLENKIRQMEGQMKDSEERARCLEDELRTKDEQCQLMERKLGVMPEGYSLADELYDSPAKRAKKDEVPNLQAASQGLGVALLELEGRDFDLPLHKDFQAIACSVKHLADTLLSQSPSEVSLVTSHPVVKSDGLAKAQDASSIRISGAGLSTVTSVESQVNQASQEGQGSQEGGPIIQESEASEPISKKTSYLSVQASSSRPRGFKVGRSRQKGRRSRGGADSHTDLKQQTISKAPEEQEKKISEVPSCMRQLSKEPERKSKKRTKEEEHPHRRQRSMLRRFIFRRIYRARMRSGLGNKSLGLPLQQSLSSNSFHSLFSVQTAHSSRSGVSLCSLHAEVINLDWESLASVSFVQTEELKSLEEAIQATPDCAEQEVQVQPETVECGTQADVGVEQRLLLMPLRTRCFVDLLQGAVDGYFDLSAFRTRLLHLWEDGEDFREHLEFLQDMWTEKNQQESLESYEGFVAALGCVQSLKQALKPATSALLDQIEQRIHARLVLYHNQKMESEFCCTVYIPVERSNSLMLRGPR; from the exons ATAACCCAACTCAAGAACATTGAGCTAATCAACAATACGAAAAATGCACATAAATCAGCGCTCGAGATGCGCACAACAATGAAGAGCAGTCAGCCGAATGGATTGGAAGATGCTCCTCCAACTCGCATGAGGGCCCCCGATGATGAGATGAGGGCCAGCACTTGGATGACGACGCTGCTCGGCAGCCACAGCCATCAGGCGGCAGTCAAGTCGAAG GACCCCAATTCGGACACGGACTCGGCTCTGTCCTCGGCCCCGCCCTCTATTAGCCCGCAGCCGCCCTCCAGCGGATCCGACAGCGGCGTGATTTGGCAGACT CTGCAGGATCTGGACAAGCTGCAAAAGGAAGCGGAAATGTACCAGAAGGAGAACGAGCGCCTGCAGACGGAGGTGCAGCTGATGAAACAGGACCTGGACGCCGCGGAAAAGGCGGCGATGGGCAGCGGCAAGAAGCTGGCCCAGATCGGGGAGCTGATGCAGCGCAtccaggagctggaggagaagCACTCGAGCTTCGAGGACGAGGCCAGCGAGCTGAGGGAGCAGAATGAACTCCTCGAGTTTCGCATACTCGAGCTGGAAGATGATAGCGATAAG ATGGAGAGCACCTGCGAGGGCCACTGCCAGAGTCTGCAGGATCTGCTGGAGCAGTCTGCCCAGCAGCTGGAGGATCGGGACAAGCGCTGTCTGCAGCAATTGCTGCAGTGCGTCCAGCAACTCGATCTGGATGCCATGATGCCAAGCGATCAG AGCCACCAGCGGAGGCACAACAACCCAACCCAAAGTCACAATCACAATCACAGGATCGTAGCCACTGTTCAGCCGTATAGCAactgtgccacgcccacagccCCGCCCACGCCCAGCAAGAGGCACTGCAGCCAGGTGAGCAGCTCGTGGCAGAGCAGCAGCCTCAGCGAGAGCGGAGTGTTCGTGGAGTGCGATTTGCCGTCGAGCACCGTTGGCGGAGGCCATCCGCACCTGCAGTTCTACCAGGAGCGACTGGAGCAGCTGGAGGGCAAGCTGCTGATCTACGAGAGCAGCGGAGACGCCCAGGCGCGGCACTTGGCCCAGCGACTGCAGCGGGAACTGCAGCTGGAGAAGGATCTCAAGGAGCTGGGCGACCGGGTGGAGCTGCTGACCGAGCAGAACGCCCAGTTGGAGGAGGCCAAGTGCGAGTTCGAGGAGGCGGAGAACGACACGCGGCTCCATCTGCAGCGCAACGAGGTGGAACTGGAGATCCTGCGGCAGCGCAACGTGGAGTTGGAGTTCGGCAAGGAGGCACTGGGCGCCAAGTATCAGGACTGCCGGGCAGAGGTGCTGATCCTGCGGGAGGATCTTGCGGCAGCGGAGACGCAGCTGGAGCATCTGCAGACGGAGAGGAAGCAGGCGAGAAAAGAGCTGCAGGATCTAAGGAGATCGCTGCCCTTCCTGCTCATCTGTCGTCTATTCTCCTTGGCCAAAATGGGCAACGTATCCTCTTCCCCGGAGGCCAGTCCCCGTCTAACCTCGGGCTACACTTCTTCCTTGGGTCCCGACTCCCGAGCCAAGCTACAGACATCGGATTTCGGACTTGCCGATCCCGGCGAGGGTCGTGAGATCACCTACCTCAAGGAGGAGGTCAAGAGCCTGCGCGGCCAGCTGAAGGAGCTGAATGCCCGGCACTACGAGGCCATGGAGACGGCCGACTCGCACTGGGTGGACCTGGAGCAGCAGTACAAGGAGCGCGAGGAGGCGTACCGCTCGAAGGAGGCCAGTCTCAAGCAGAAGATAGCCCAGCTGCAGGACTGCCTGCGCGAGGATTCGCGGGCGGCCACCGAGAAGAtccagcagctggaggagggCGAGCAGGCGCTGAAGACCTGCCTGGTGCGCATGACCAAGGAGCACCGCGATCTGCTCACCGAGAACCGAACGCTGCAGTGCAGCGTGGAGAGCGTGATGGCCAAGATGGAAATGGAGGCGGAGCACAAGATGCCCCTCACGGAGGCACTGGAAACGGAGAGACGCCGCAGTCAGGCTCTAATGGACGACCTGAGCTTTGCCAAGAAGGTGCAGCAGAACACCGAAGATCAGCTGAGACAGGAGACGGACGCACTGCGCAGCCAGATCTTCGACATCAAGAAGGAGTACCTGCACATCGAGGTGACCAACAGCGAGCTGAAGGAGGAGGTGGGCACGCTGGAGAACAAGATCCGGCAGATGGAGGGCCAGATGAAGGACTCGGAGGAGCGGGCGCGCTGCCTGGAGGACGAGCTGCGCACCAAGGACGAGCAGTGCCAGCTGATGGAGCGCAAGCTGGGCGTCATGCCCGAGGGCTACAGCCTGGCCGACGAGCTCTACGACAGTCCTGCGAAGCGGGCCAAGAAGGACGAGGTTCCGAATCTGCAGGCCGCCAGCCAGGGACTGGGCGTGGCACTACTCGAACTGGAG GGTCGCGACTTCGATCTGCCCCTCCACAAGGACTTCCAGGCGATCGCCTGCAGCGTGAAGCATCTGGCGGACACCCTCCTCTCACAGAGTCCGTCCGAGGTGAGTCTAGTTACCAGCCATCCGGTGGTCAAGTCAGATGGCTTGGCCAAGGCCCAGGATGCCTCATCGATTAGAATAAGTGGGGCAGGACTGTCGACGGTGACCAGTGTGGAGAGTCAGGTGAATCAAGCTAGTCAAGAAGGTCAGGGAAGTCAGGAAGGTGGTCCAATTATTCAGGAAAGTGAAGCAAGTGAGCCCATTAGCAAGAAAACTAGTTACCTAAGTGTCCAGGCATCCTCATCGCGACCCAGGGGCTTTAAGGTGGGCAGATCCCGCCAAAAAGGAAGGCGATCCCGTGGAGGAGCCGATAGCCATACTGATCTTAAGCAACAGACCATAAGTAAAGCACCAGAGGAGCAAGAGAAGAAAATCAGCGAGGTGCCCTCCTGCATGAGGCAGCTCAGTAAGGAACCCGAGAGGAAAAGCAAAAAGCGGacaaaggaggaggagcatcCCCATCGTCGCCAGCGCTCCATGTTGCGGCGTTTCATCTTCCGACGCATCTACCGTGCCCGCATGCGCAGTGGCCTGGGGAATAAATCTCTGGGATTACCACTCCAGCAGAGCCTCTCCAGCAACAGTTTCCACTCGTTGTTCTCGGTTCAGACAGCTCACTCTTCGCGATCGGGCGTTTCACTGTGCTCCCTGCATGCCGAGGTCATTAATCTCGATTGGGAATCACTGGCCAGCGTGTCCTTTGTGCAAACGGAGGAGCTTAAGAGTTTGGAGGAAGCGATTCAAGCCACTCCTGATTGCGCTGAGCAGGAAGTCCAGGTGCAGCCGGAAACCGTAGAGTGCGGAACACAGGCGGATGTGGGCGTGGAGCAGCGGCTGCTCCTGATGCCCCTGAGAACCAGGTGCTTCGTGGATCTCCTCCAGGGTGCAGTGGACGGGTACTTCGATCTGTCCGCCTTTCGCACTCGCCTTCTTCACTTGTGGGAGGACGGGGAGGATTTCCGGGAGCACCTAGAATTCCTGCAGGACATGTGGACGGAGAAGAATCAGCAGGAGTCGCTGGAGAGCTACGAGGGATTCGTGGCAGCTCTCGGCTGTGTCCAGAGTCTAAAGCAGGCCCTCAAGCCGGCAACTTCGGCGCTTCTGGATCAGATCGAACAGAGGATCCATGCCAGACTGGTGCTCTATCACAATCAGAAGATGGAGTCGGAGTTCTGCTGCACGGTGTACATTCCCGTAGAGCGGAGCAACTCTTTGATGCTCAGGGGTCCCAGATGA
- the LOC108068783 gene encoding uncharacterized protein has product MDEELANPPVDPSIEPSDYSRGRFVSRSTITLTRGMDSTRLLYMGDNFQQTRSDQDIFFDCQGPAEDSPKEGRSAASRCKLDDPAAIREALERAANATQMLLKNFDKAGGWNQPCAVTLELTARLVDPKKGRAGCPLHGKPVTVQMPLEFNPQSGRGLTCQQKHPPPRKESICQCRSHHQAMRPASRAPKANSECPALMYVQHERHSDSDPNSRHQQTEQSYLKDHWKPSKTPQSEPSECEDPHAKPSQTEASYLREHHTPKNPQSQPQSEVPLEEVGPSCSCKDKRSKSADPPAVKNPPTCTCHTETLPCGMGKPAVQKKPCSVRTSLSERSGQASSFKSALTACTKELIDHSCTCGSSQPPYWAGQSNVVSGQSMDPSHSKASEPYFMSNFTIAPLGEPGKPKSKHSRSKSLASLPDKSSRPNQSGVTWLSALKDPDTEGCPSNATQTNQDQSMSSFPPSQTNYRSMTTKSSASRSRNPYSQPSFGLDVDTSATTRSQSIVGKITCLCGSEQQPNFVAKLTHQDCLECAGESRIQPCASTRIQHPSGFSQFEDCQEPGASFRSRKVSMKDHEGEFCDCDDSDKSSDLSDPIQTSLHTHRSLSGGSCLCNDDEPPGQDPSKSECVSKECQCYLKDDLPEMQSAQEGTGFQTPEDLCGNKSMACCTRKQRIMQLMEKLTSSGCDCGESRACLIQQLFREMTLLLRSEKEDAVAPADEPSPPCLHFDECCAAQHDGKNEEEPGEKPMSKRQIQRVECFHQLEEYLRKCYLPPPEPEIPETDIYAFELDPDFPPDEEPQKPCNESGKMPPCQEKYFNLGNPLTCSGDGLDGDFFRDCEEVEEEEHKCDCKEECQTTEPQDLCQSLRAFIDKELQEILEAEKQKEGNELEPQKTPSIILKEICEGSATKVPSEREEKTDPVECPFAGMVSCPRKDWASYPYNFDPCAQKDPGPKAPRTGLLPDGPLPPSVRNLCEQLLRKALKDCGLCGGDETTLHSCEEEEAVECPPECDPCKEDGPLEECPDECPQECPDEGEEEECLACLTKEAPEQGCLCCHCRALICDEECKTVSKTLRSAMCDPLCEMKYFIDSMIIDLHAMDCVLGNKQAKPKNIRANDATNRTGPGDSFPATISCVTSLGCTALYVRWKVEDCRAIAGFEIYVDGHLTNRFYSFRHEAGVITNVDVTNPHQIVLRAQAVGQDFPGEDGGRGKPQECGCRAVALSHPELSAGAERPWMPSVFYYDPNQLPPDGGGQKC; this is encoded by the exons ATGGACGAGGAACTCGCCAATCCGCCGGTTGATCCGAGCATAGAACCGAGTGACTATTCGCGGGGTCGCTTCGTCAGCCGGAGCACCATCACATTGACGCGCGGCATGGACTCCACCCGACTGCTCTACATGGGCGACAACTTCCAGCAGACGCGCAGCGACCAGGACATCTTCTTCGACTGCCAGGGTCCGGCGGAGGACTCGCCGAAGGAGGGACGCAGTGCCGCCAGTCGCTGCAAGCTGGACGACCCGGCGGCGATAAGAGAGGCATTAGAAAGGGCCGCCAACGCCACCCAGATGCTGCTCAAGAATTTCGACAAGGCAGGCGGTTGGAATCAACCCTGTGCCGTCACCCTGGAGCTCACAGCGCGACTGGTGGACCCAAAGAAGGGTCGTGCCGGCTGTCCGCTGCACGGGAAGCCCGTCACCGTCCAGATGCCACTGGAGTTCAATCCGCAGAGTGGCAGGGGGCTCACCTGCCAGCAAAAGCATCCGCCGCCGCGCAAGGAGTCCATCTGCCAGTGCCGCTCCCACCACCAGGCGATGCGTCCTGCATCCCGGGCGCCCAAGGCCAACTCAG AATGCCCGGCTCTGATGTACGTGCAGCATGAGCGACATTCCGACAGCGACCCCAACTCCCGCCACCAACAGACCGAGCAATCCTACCTGAAAGATCACTGGAAGCCGTCGAAGACCCCACAGTCCGAGCCATCCGAGTGCGAGGATCCGCATGCCAAGCCCTCGCAGACGGAGGCCTCCTATTTGCGGGAACACCACACGCCCAAGAACCCGCAGTCCCAGCCGCAATCGGAAGTCCCATTGGAGGAGGTTGGTCCTTCTTGCTCCTGCAAGGACAAGCGATCCAAGTCAGCCGATCCACCGGCGGTGAAGAACCCACCTACATGTACCTGCCACACGGAGACCCTTCCCTGTGGAATGGGCAAGCCAGCCGTCCAGAAGAAGCCCTGCTCCGTGAGAACCTCGTTGTCCGAAAGGAGTGGTCAGGCTTCCTCGTTCAAGAGTGCTCTAACCGCTTGCACCAAGGAGCTCATCGATCACTCCTGCACCTGTGGCTCCTCCCAACCACCCTACTGGGCGGGGCAAAGCAACGTGGTTAGCGGACAATCCATGGATCCCAGTCACTCCAAGGCCAGCGAGCCCTACTTTATGAGCAACTTCACCATCGCTCCCCTGGGGGAACCGGGCAAACCCAAGAGCAAGCACTCGCGATCCAAGAGTTTGGCCAGTCTGCCCGATAAGTCGAGTCGCCCGAATCAGAGCGGGGTGACTTGGTTGTCCGCCCTAAAGGATCCGGACACCGAAGGCTGTCCCAGCAATGCCACCCAGACCAACCAGGATCAATCAATGTCTTCCTTTCCTCCCAGCCAGACTAACTATCGCAGCATGACAACCAAATCAAGTGCTTCCCGGTCGAGGAACCCGTACAGTCAACCCTCCTTTGGGTTGGACGTAGACACCTCGGCCACCACACGATCGCAGTCGATAGTGGGCAAGATCACCTGTCTGTGCGGCTCGGAGCAGCAGCCTAACTTTGTGGCTAAGCTGACTCATCAGGATTGCTTAGAATGTGCTGGGGAGAGCAGAATCCAGCCATGCGCCTCCACCAGGATACAGCATCCATCGGGATTCTCACAGTTTGAGGATTGCCAGGAGCCCGGTGCCTCTTTCCGTTCCAGGAAAGTCAGCATGAAGGATCACGAAGGAGAGTTCTGCGACTGTGATGATTCGGACAAGTCCTCTGACCTGTCCGATCCCATCCAGACCAGTCTCCACACGCACCGCAGTCTCTCGGGCGGCAGTTGCCTCTGCAATGACGATGAGCCTCCTGGCCAGGATCCCTCGAAATCAGAGTGCGTCAGCAAGGAGTGCCAGTGCTATCTGAAAGATGATCTACCAGAAATGCAGAGTGCCCAGGAGGGCACAGGCTTCCAGACACCCGAGGATCTCTGCGGGAATAAGAGCATGGCCTGCTGCACTCGCAAACAGCGCATCATGCAGTTGATGGAGAAGCTTACCTCCTCCGGATGCGATTGCGGCGAATCTCGCGCCTGTCTGATCCAACAGCTTTTCCGGGAAATGACTTTACTGCTGAGATCGGAGAAAGAGGATGCAGTGGCCCCGGCTGACGAGCCAAGTCCACCTTGTCTGCACTTCGATGAGTGCTGTGCGGCCCAACATGACGGCAAAAATGAGGAGGAACCCGGGGAGAAGCCCATGTCCAAGAGACAGATCCAACGAGTCGAGTGCTTCCATCAGCTGGAGGAATACCTCCGCAAGTGCTACCTTCCGCCGCCAGAACCGGAGATCCCAGAGACGGATATCTACGCCTTCGAACTGGATCCAGACTTTCCACCAGACGAAGAACCCCAAAAACCTTGCAATGAGTCAGGGAAAATGCCACCTTGCCAGGAGAAATACTTTAATCTTGGCAATCCCTTGACCTGTTCAGGTGATGGCCTAGATGGCGATTTTTTCCGTGACTGCGAGGAAgttgaggaggaggagcacaaGTGCGACTGCAAAGAGGAGTGCCAAACCACCGAGCCGCAGGATCTTTGCCAGTCGCTGAGAGCCTTCATCGACAAGGAACTGCAGGAAATTCTAGAGGCGGAGAAACAAAAGGAGGGCAACGAACTGGAACCGCAAAAAACACCGAGTATAATACTAAAGGAAATCTGTGAGGGATCCGCGACCAAAGTGCCCAGCGAAAGAGAGGAGAAAACCGATCCCGTTGAGTGTCCATTTGCCGGCATGGTTTCCTGTCCTCGGAAGGACTGGGCGTCCTATCCCTACAACTTTGATCCCTGTGCGCAGAAGGACCCAGGTCCCAAGGCTCCACGTACCGGTTTGCTACCCGATGGACCCCTGCCACCCAGTGTGAGGAATCTCTGCGAGCAGCTGCTCCGCAAGGCGCTCAAGGATTGTGGGCTATGTGGTGGCGATGAGACAACTCTGCACTCCTGCGAGGAGGAAGAGGCCGTCGAATGCCCGCCCGAATGCGATCCATGCAAGGAAGACGGTCCTTTGGAGGAATGCCCAGATGAATGTCCACAGGAATGCCCCGACGaaggcgaggaggaggagtgccTGGCGTGCCTGACCAAGGaggcgcccgaacagggatGCCTCTGCTGCCACTGCCGCGCCCTCATCTGCGACGAGGAGTGCAAGACGGTCTCCAAAACCCTGCGCTCGGCCATGTGCGATCCACTCTGCGAAATG AAATACTTTATAGACTCGATGATCATAGATCTGCACGCCATGGACTGTGTGCTGGGCAACAAGCAGGCAAAGCCCaag AACATTAGGGCAAATGATGCAACCAATAGGACAGGACCTGGGGATAGTTTCCCGGCTACGATTTCATGCGTCACCAGTCTGGGTTGCACCGCTCTCTACGTCAGATGGAAAGTGGAGGACTGTCGCGCCATAGCAGGATTCGAG ATTTACGTGGATGGGCATTTGACCAACAGATTCTACAGTTTTCGCCACGAGGCCGGAGTGATAACCAACGTGGATGTGACCAATCCCCACCAGATTGTGCTGCGTGCCCAGGCGGTGGGTCAGGACTTTCCCGGCGAGGATGGGGGCAGGGGGAAGCCCCAGGAATGCGGCTGCCGGGCGGTGGCACTTTCCCATCCGGAACTGTCGGCCGGAGCTGAGAGGCCGTGGATGCCCAGTGTCTTCTATTACGATCCCAACCAATTGCCGCCGGACGGAGGCGGCCAAAAGTGCTAG